From Vicugna pacos chromosome 6, VicPac4, whole genome shotgun sequence, a single genomic window includes:
- the ZNF219 gene encoding zinc finger protein 219 isoform X1: MSRLPLQPSLLHSLLYSHLSPQGSRPRAPGGHLAPSPPAFDGELDLQRYSNGPGVSAGSPGMGAVGWSESRAGERRFPCPVCGKRFRFNSILALHLRAHPGAQAFQCPHCGHRAAQRALLRSHLRTHQPERPRSPAARLLLELEERALLREARLGRPRSSGGLPATPATEGLARPQAPSSSAFRCPFCKGKFRTAAERERHLHILHRPWKCGLCSFGSSQEEELLHHSLTAHGAPERPLATTSAAPQPQPPPQPEPRSVPEPPEPEPEREATPAPAPAAPEEPPAPPEFRCQVCGQSFTQSWFLKGHMRKHKASFDHACPVCGRCFKEPWFLKNHMKVHTSKLGPLRAPGPGSGPARAPQPPDLGLLAYEPLGPALLLAPAPTPAERREPPSLLGYLSLRAGETRPNGEGAEPGAGRSFGGFRPLPSALPARARRHRAEEPDEEEEVVDAEEETWARNRALGPLASLPPRPSEGPGHSAPAAGTQARSTTTTTQEENGLLVGGSRPEGGRGATGKDCPFCGKSFRSAHHLKVHLRVHTGERPYKCPHCDYAGTQSGSLKYHLQRHHREQKSGAGPGPPPEPPPPSQRGSAQPSGAKPTPQPATWAEGTASPRPPSSGSAPASRRKPSSPGRTLRNGRGGEAEPLDLSLRAGPGGEAGPGGALHRCLFCPFATGAPELMALHLQVHHSRRARGRRPPQADASPPYARASSGENPPSPPQEGEEGPGLLRSGEAGLGGQER; this comes from the exons ATGTCCAGGCTTCCCCTACAGCCCTCCCTTCTCCACTCTTTGCTCTACTCACATCTTTCTCCCCAGGGCTCACGTCCCCGCGCCCCGGGCGGCCACCTAGCGCCGTCGCCACCGGCCTTCGACGGCGAACTGGATCTGCAGCGCTATTCCAACGGGCCAGGCGTGAGCGCCGGGTCTCCGGGAATGGGAGCAGTGGGCTGGTCTGAGAGTCGCGCAGGCGAACGGCGCTTCCCCTGTCCTGTATGTGGGAAGCGCTTCCGCTTCAACTCCATCCTGGCTTTGCACCTGCGGGCGCACCCAGGCGCCCAGGCCTTCCAGTGCCCGCACTGCGGCCACCGCGCGGCGCAGCGGGCCCTGCTGCGCTCGCACCTGCGCACGCACCAGCCCGAGCGCCCGCGTAGCCCTGCCGCGCGCCTGTTGCTGGAGTTGGAGGAGCGCGCCCTACTGCGGGAGGCCCGGCTGGGGAGACCCCGAAGCTCAGGGGGCCTGCCGGCCACTCCTGCCACTGAGGGCCTGGCGCGGCCCCAGGCTCCATCTTCGTCCGCCTTCCGTTGCCCCTTTTGCAAGGGCAAGTTTCGCACCGCGGCCGAGCGCGAACGCCACCTGCACATTCTGCACAGGCCCTGGAAGTGCGGCCTGTGCAGTTTCGGCTCCAGCCAGGAGGAGGAGCTGCTGCACCACAGCCTGACGGCCCACGGAGCTCCTGAGCGACCCCTGGCGACCACCTCGGCTGcgccccagcctcagcctccaCCCCAGCCTGAACCCAGATCCGTCCCTGAGCCCCCTGAGCCTGAGCCCGAACGTGAGGCAACCCCCGCCCCCGCGCCTGCTGCTCCCGAGGAGCCCCCTGCGCCTCCGGAGTTCCGCTGTCAAGTGTGCGGCCAGAGCTTTACACAGTCCTGGTTTCTCAAGGGTCACATGCGCAAGCACAAGGCCTCCTTTGATCATGCGTGTCCTGTGTGTGGCCGCTGCttcaaggagccctggttccttaaGAACCACATGAAGGTGCACACCAGCAAGCTTGGTCCACTGCGTGCCCCGGGGCCTGGTTCTGGGCCTGCCAGGGCCCCCCAGCCTCCTGACCTGGGCCTGCTGGCCTATGAGCCCCTGGGCCCTGCGCTCCTCTTGGCCCCGGCGCCCACCCCGGCTGAACGCCGTGAGCCTCCAAGCCTTCTGGGCTACCTGAGCCTGCGAGCTGGCGAGACCCGGCCCAATGGTGAGGGTGCTGAGCCTGGGGCTGGCCGCAGCTTTGGAGGCTTCCGCCCACTCCCCTCTGCTCTCCCGGCCCGGGCTCGCCGGCACCGTGCGGAGGAACCAgacgaggaagaggaggtggtggatGCAGAGGAAGAGACCTGGGCTCGGAACAGGGCGCTGGGCCCTCTGGCCTCACTGCCCCCGCGCCCAAGCGAGGGCCCAGGGCACTCTGCGCCCGCTGCGGGGACCCAGGCAAggtccaccaccaccaccacgcagG AAGAGAATGGCCTCTTAGTTGGAGGGAGCCGGCCTGAAGGGGGTCGGGGTGCCACTGGCAAGGATTGCCCCTTCTGCGGAAAATCATTCCGCTCAGCGCATCACCTCAAAGTGCACCTGCGAGTGCACACAG GCGAGCGCCCCTACAAGTGTCCGCACTGCGACTACGCGGGCACGCAGTCCGGCTCGCTCAAGTATCACCTGCAGCGCCACCACCGGGAGCAGAAGAGCGGGGCCGGCCCCGGGCCGCCCCCAGAGCCGCCGCCCCCTTCCCAACGGGGTTCGGCCCAGCCCTCGGGAGCCAAGCCGACTCCGCAGCCTGCGACCTGGGCGGAGGGCACGGCGAGCCCCCGGCCTCCTTCAAGCGGCTCTGCGCCTGCGTCCCGTCGCAAGCCCTCCAGCCCTGGGAGGACCCTGCGCAACGGGCGAGGCGGTGAGGCCGAACCCCTGGACCTGTCCCtgcgggcagggccaggaggtgaggctgggccgGGGGGGGCCCTCCACCGATGCCTTTTCTGCCCCTTCGCCACTGGAGCCCCCGAGCTCATGGCCTTGCACCTGCAAGTGCACCACAGCCGCAGGGCTAGGGGCCGCAGGCCGCCCCAGGCCGATGCATCCCCGCCCTATGCCCGAGCATCGTCAGGAGAGAACCCCCCCAGTCCTCcacaggaaggggaggaggggcctgggctgTTGAGATCAGGAGAGGCTGGGCTTGGGGGGCAAGAAAGGTAG
- the ZNF219 gene encoding zinc finger protein 219 isoform X2 yields MEGSRPRAPGGHLAPSPPAFDGELDLQRYSNGPGVSAGSPGMGAVGWSESRAGERRFPCPVCGKRFRFNSILALHLRAHPGAQAFQCPHCGHRAAQRALLRSHLRTHQPERPRSPAARLLLELEERALLREARLGRPRSSGGLPATPATEGLARPQAPSSSAFRCPFCKGKFRTAAERERHLHILHRPWKCGLCSFGSSQEEELLHHSLTAHGAPERPLATTSAAPQPQPPPQPEPRSVPEPPEPEPEREATPAPAPAAPEEPPAPPEFRCQVCGQSFTQSWFLKGHMRKHKASFDHACPVCGRCFKEPWFLKNHMKVHTSKLGPLRAPGPGSGPARAPQPPDLGLLAYEPLGPALLLAPAPTPAERREPPSLLGYLSLRAGETRPNGEGAEPGAGRSFGGFRPLPSALPARARRHRAEEPDEEEEVVDAEEETWARNRALGPLASLPPRPSEGPGHSAPAAGTQARSTTTTTQEENGLLVGGSRPEGGRGATGKDCPFCGKSFRSAHHLKVHLRVHTGERPYKCPHCDYAGTQSGSLKYHLQRHHREQKSGAGPGPPPEPPPPSQRGSAQPSGAKPTPQPATWAEGTASPRPPSSGSAPASRRKPSSPGRTLRNGRGGEAEPLDLSLRAGPGGEAGPGGALHRCLFCPFATGAPELMALHLQVHHSRRARGRRPPQADASPPYARASSGENPPSPPQEGEEGPGLLRSGEAGLGGQER; encoded by the exons ATGGAG GGCTCACGTCCCCGCGCCCCGGGCGGCCACCTAGCGCCGTCGCCACCGGCCTTCGACGGCGAACTGGATCTGCAGCGCTATTCCAACGGGCCAGGCGTGAGCGCCGGGTCTCCGGGAATGGGAGCAGTGGGCTGGTCTGAGAGTCGCGCAGGCGAACGGCGCTTCCCCTGTCCTGTATGTGGGAAGCGCTTCCGCTTCAACTCCATCCTGGCTTTGCACCTGCGGGCGCACCCAGGCGCCCAGGCCTTCCAGTGCCCGCACTGCGGCCACCGCGCGGCGCAGCGGGCCCTGCTGCGCTCGCACCTGCGCACGCACCAGCCCGAGCGCCCGCGTAGCCCTGCCGCGCGCCTGTTGCTGGAGTTGGAGGAGCGCGCCCTACTGCGGGAGGCCCGGCTGGGGAGACCCCGAAGCTCAGGGGGCCTGCCGGCCACTCCTGCCACTGAGGGCCTGGCGCGGCCCCAGGCTCCATCTTCGTCCGCCTTCCGTTGCCCCTTTTGCAAGGGCAAGTTTCGCACCGCGGCCGAGCGCGAACGCCACCTGCACATTCTGCACAGGCCCTGGAAGTGCGGCCTGTGCAGTTTCGGCTCCAGCCAGGAGGAGGAGCTGCTGCACCACAGCCTGACGGCCCACGGAGCTCCTGAGCGACCCCTGGCGACCACCTCGGCTGcgccccagcctcagcctccaCCCCAGCCTGAACCCAGATCCGTCCCTGAGCCCCCTGAGCCTGAGCCCGAACGTGAGGCAACCCCCGCCCCCGCGCCTGCTGCTCCCGAGGAGCCCCCTGCGCCTCCGGAGTTCCGCTGTCAAGTGTGCGGCCAGAGCTTTACACAGTCCTGGTTTCTCAAGGGTCACATGCGCAAGCACAAGGCCTCCTTTGATCATGCGTGTCCTGTGTGTGGCCGCTGCttcaaggagccctggttccttaaGAACCACATGAAGGTGCACACCAGCAAGCTTGGTCCACTGCGTGCCCCGGGGCCTGGTTCTGGGCCTGCCAGGGCCCCCCAGCCTCCTGACCTGGGCCTGCTGGCCTATGAGCCCCTGGGCCCTGCGCTCCTCTTGGCCCCGGCGCCCACCCCGGCTGAACGCCGTGAGCCTCCAAGCCTTCTGGGCTACCTGAGCCTGCGAGCTGGCGAGACCCGGCCCAATGGTGAGGGTGCTGAGCCTGGGGCTGGCCGCAGCTTTGGAGGCTTCCGCCCACTCCCCTCTGCTCTCCCGGCCCGGGCTCGCCGGCACCGTGCGGAGGAACCAgacgaggaagaggaggtggtggatGCAGAGGAAGAGACCTGGGCTCGGAACAGGGCGCTGGGCCCTCTGGCCTCACTGCCCCCGCGCCCAAGCGAGGGCCCAGGGCACTCTGCGCCCGCTGCGGGGACCCAGGCAAggtccaccaccaccaccacgcagG AAGAGAATGGCCTCTTAGTTGGAGGGAGCCGGCCTGAAGGGGGTCGGGGTGCCACTGGCAAGGATTGCCCCTTCTGCGGAAAATCATTCCGCTCAGCGCATCACCTCAAAGTGCACCTGCGAGTGCACACAG GCGAGCGCCCCTACAAGTGTCCGCACTGCGACTACGCGGGCACGCAGTCCGGCTCGCTCAAGTATCACCTGCAGCGCCACCACCGGGAGCAGAAGAGCGGGGCCGGCCCCGGGCCGCCCCCAGAGCCGCCGCCCCCTTCCCAACGGGGTTCGGCCCAGCCCTCGGGAGCCAAGCCGACTCCGCAGCCTGCGACCTGGGCGGAGGGCACGGCGAGCCCCCGGCCTCCTTCAAGCGGCTCTGCGCCTGCGTCCCGTCGCAAGCCCTCCAGCCCTGGGAGGACCCTGCGCAACGGGCGAGGCGGTGAGGCCGAACCCCTGGACCTGTCCCtgcgggcagggccaggaggtgaggctgggccgGGGGGGGCCCTCCACCGATGCCTTTTCTGCCCCTTCGCCACTGGAGCCCCCGAGCTCATGGCCTTGCACCTGCAAGTGCACCACAGCCGCAGGGCTAGGGGCCGCAGGCCGCCCCAGGCCGATGCATCCCCGCCCTATGCCCGAGCATCGTCAGGAGAGAACCCCCCCAGTCCTCcacaggaaggggaggaggggcctgggctgTTGAGATCAGGAGAGGCTGGGCTTGGGGGGCAAGAAAGGTAG